The Dioscorea cayenensis subsp. rotundata cultivar TDr96_F1 chromosome 19, TDr96_F1_v2_PseudoChromosome.rev07_lg8_w22 25.fasta, whole genome shotgun sequence genome includes a window with the following:
- the LOC120249842 gene encoding protein TIME FOR COFFEE-like isoform X3, with translation MERNREARRGSMPVMNGGLPRRRQRSSSLRDSPEEDGAIDMQETGRLRERASKKERDRERLSRNKRRRGDRMMHGSNREEGADTSDGSLDEDDDEEEEEAPNVRLPPSAPSMPASSSSLPPSNHLRKSFPAKVVRAPAVWKADEMIGVPIPRKARSGTAKRSHDCWASGGGSGGGASGEASHRQPPPTSPARPPHPSSGPMSPSSSNASVRKKIKPISGSKPQRPPKTAKSSSIQDLEIEVAEVLFGMNRQPQPKSEGHKLDSKEANGSGNDAKSRVSSPISNSQATGSSQAPAPTLPNSSSNPAPMAVTAPKRKRPRPVKFEDESSTSPVSSTANASVPPASATKPDSQVVVKTESSSPRTEKTMASPMNDNAGGLLDHGLPQVAPSVTSADRLQESSKPDADSVADSAGRDRMVVTDENVPLVKQPALDVNLDDVPEKDDPVTENRKEEKFSIDLMAPPPGKLSPERDGFPDLSSDSKPVDSEMKLKMELSGRQEEKREVKPESTEMLHAGRKERTLDLQLDLDKHGKEVASSSKQQGQKQQTKPSGKLEAKPDSKPVANANASGSVPVPLQVGTWPSNVPPFGYMGHVPPLPAVLPIDGSSGSSKTMQAPNFASGQSRPSRCVTHCYIAKNIFYHQQIAKMNPFWPAAAGTVPLYGAKPYNLNAIPPSESTSIPANSLQANFPGRNSGALPDKGSHPSREKSSTAANTQIDSAQRKQHPMQQLTPPASVNNLLHGPAFIFSLNQQAAGAAASVIRSAAPKSTPGIASAASSSSTANFGVANSGSGGPAATVNFNYAMPVNEAHYLAILQNNAYPFQIPGAVGTPPSYRGGAPVQALPFFNGSFYSSQMLHPSQLQQQPPPQQASHTQHGHQNQSTSSGSSSSQKHHPQQPQQRVTAGAAAPSTAGLSTPSHPSSKPKQHLLPHQSRHLEGETGCEDSPSTADSRTSQAGQKAVPGQNFAMPIHPPNFALISPAAAALGGSVTHTDKQSSQQPPLKVELNPSQTFGMSFTSLGGNAVAAGAPPCLDFSSLAQNHAIFQSLPEAARHGYQINAAAAVASAQAAQHLKKSPQMLEERRTGGESTSAMVGVEEDRKALATSKVMNVPQQSLSFSRPDNNSSMPSILGNSVIDNSRTLTLISTNVNGGGISHRVSNSVLSSPPATGAGGSQPCQQQQAFINIQKQQQLQHHLASRTKSLSSSNNTGIYSERMPSGSAVSKFPPALAGFPQALMQSSSASHSAQWKGSTKSTTNAASSSHPAQSSVKTSISQQQSRISQQSVTPQVHQTQISFGVNSPKMAAPAGQQLTGGNSMSSLSSAPTSIMVGSPQNSAASKGSAGGSPRASANAKSGPQMPTTSLPLAQQASSKGSPSSSSRKSSPVSNRNVPSILGQPHISSSQSSSTNKHQHQPPHQKQPYPQPQLFFNNTYMPTQSSQSNASAAAAAAAAASAAVAASYYHRRPSEQQPVQGPNLVASSTGMLSLCPSTLSLIGSPVTVDPTKAVAAATNMKGLQQAGLLQHPGAASFPYIHGMPSVSIKPAEQKPAAG, from the exons ATGGAGAGGAACCGGGAGGCTAGGAGAGGTTCCATGCCGGTCATGAACGGCGGTCTCCCCAGACGGAGGCAAAGGAGTAGCAGCTTGAGAGATTCTCCTG AGGAGGATGGGGCGATAGACATGCAGGAGACCGGGAGGTTGCGGGAAAGAGCGAGCAAGAAAGAACGGGACCGAGAAAGGTTGAGCCGGAACAAGAGGAGAAGAGGGGATCGGATGATGCACGGCAGTAATCGGGAGGAAGGAGCGGACACCTCTGACGGGAGCCTTGACGAGGACgatgatgaagaggaagaggaggctCCGAACGTCAGGCTTCCTCCGTCAGCTCCCTCGATGCCGGCTTCCTCTTCTTCGCTCCCACCGAGCAACCACCTCAGGAAGAGCTTTCCAGCAAAAGTTGTGCGCGCGCCGGCGGTCTGGAAGGCCGATGAAATGATCGGCGTTCCGATTCCCAGGAAAGCTCGCTCAG GGACCGCGAAAAGATCACATGACTGCTGGGCTTCTGGTGGAGGCAGCGGCGGAGGAGCAAGTGGAGAAGCGAGTCACCGGCAGCCGCCGCCGACCTCACCAGCGAGGCCACCGCATCCGTCGTCGGGTCCGATGTCTCCGTCGTCATCAAATGCATCTGTTCGGAAGAAGATT AAGCCGATCAGTGGGAGCAAGCCGCAAAGACCGCCGAAAACGGCGAAATCGTCATCGATCCAGGATCTCGAGATCGAGGTTGCAGAAGTTCTGTTTGGGATGAACCGGCAACCGCAACCGAAATCCGAAGGTCATAAGCTTGATTCCAAGGAGGCTAACGGGTCTGGTAACGATGCCAAGTCAAGGGTCTCATCGCCGATCTCAAACTCTCAGGCTACTGGATCCTCTCAGGCACCAGCTCCGACGTTGCCGAATTCGAGCTCAAACCCTGCGCCGATGGCGGTGACTG CTCCGAAGAGGAAGCGGCCGCGTCCTGTGAAATTCGAAGATGAGAGCTCAACGAGCCCCGTAAGCTCAACTGCCAACGCTAGTGTTCCGCCGGCTTCAGCGACGAAGCCGGATTCGCAGGTCGTGGTCAAAACTGAATCTTCATCTCCGAGAACCGAGAAAACCATGGCTTCTCCGATGAACGACAACGCTGGTGGTTTGCTTGACCATGGCCTTCCTCAGGTCGCACCCTCGGTAACGTCAGCTGATCGCCTGCAGGAGTCTTCAAAGCCGGACGCCGATTCGGTTGCAGACTCTGCTGGTCGGGACCGGATGGTGGTGACAGACGAAAACGTTCCTCTTGTAAAACAGCCAGCTTTGGATGTTAATCTTGACGATGTCCCGGAGAAAGA CGATCCGGTTACTGAGAATCGAAAGGAGGAAAAGTTCAGCATAGATCTGATG GCTCCTCCTCCTGGAAAATTATCACCGGAAAGGGATGGATTTCCAGATCTTTCGTCCGACTCCAAGCCTGTGGACTCGGAGATGAAGTTG AAAATGGAACTCTCCGGTAGACAAGAGGAGAAGAGGGAGGTGAAGCCGGAATCGACGGAAATGCTTCATGCGGGCAGGAAGGAGAGGACTCTTGATCTGCAGTTAGACCTTGACAAGCATGGTAAGGAAGTCGCAAGCTCTAGCAAGCAACAAGGTCAGAAGCAGCAGACGAAGCCTTCTGGGAAGTTGGAGGCCAAGCCTGACAGCAAGCCTG TGGCCAATGCCAATGCCAGTGGCTCGGTGCCCGTGCCATTGCAAGTTGGAACCTGGCCGAGTAATGTTCCTCCATTTGG ATACATGGGTCATGTGCCTCCCTTGCCAGCAGTTCTTCCGATTGATGGGAGTTCTGGCTCATCAAAGACCATGCAG GCTCCAAATTTCGCATCCGGACAATCCCGGCCAAGTCGATGTGTGACACATTGCTACATCGCCAAGAACATTTTTTATCACCAGCAAATTGCAAAGATGAATCCGTTCTGGCCTGCGGCAGCTGGCACAGTGCCTTTGTATGGTGCTAAACCTTATAACCTCAACGCAATTCCGCCATCAGAATCTACTTCCATCCCCGCCAACTCTCTGCAGGCGAATTTCCCAGGGAGAAACTCTGGTGCCTTGCCTGACAAGGGTTCCCATCCTTCCCGTGAGAAGAGCTCGACAGCAGCCAATACGCAAATTGACTCTGCCCAGAGAAAGCAGCATCCGATGCAGCAGTTGACCCCGCCTGCATCGGTAAATAATCTACTC CATGGTCCGGCCTTCATTTTCTCGTTGAACCAACAAGCTGCTGGAGCAGCTGCTTCTGTCATCAGATCTGCTGCTCCAAAATCTACACCTGGGATTGCCAGTGCGGCATCATCTTCAAGCACTGCAAACTTCGGGGTTGCAAATTCTGGATCTGGCGGACCAGCAGCTACTGTGAACTTTAATTATGCAATGCCAGTGAATGAAGCTCATTACCTTGCCATTCTTCAGAACAATGCCTACCCATTCCAAATTCCTGGTGCTGTTGGCACGCCCCCTTCCTACCGTGGTGGAGCTCCAGTCCAAGCGTTACCCTTCTTCAATGGGTCCTTCTACTCCTCTCAAATGCTTCATCCCTCCCAGCTCCAGCAACAACCACCGCCTCAGCAGGCCTCTCATACACAGCATGGACACCAGAATCAAAGCACATCCAGTGGTTCATCATCCTCACAGAAGCACCATCCTCAGCAACCGCAGCAGCGGGTGACAGCTGGAGCTGCAGCTCCTTCTACAGCAGGGTTGAGTACTCCAAGTCATCCTAGTTCCAAACCTAAGCAGCACCTTCTACCACATCAATCCCGTCACCTAGAGGGTGAGACTGGCTGTGAAGACAGCCCTTCTACTGCTGACAGCCGGACTTCACAAGCTGGTCAGAAGGCAGTGCCTGGGCAGAACTTCGCCATGCCTATTCATCCTCCAAATTTTGCTCTTATTTCACCTGCTGCTGCAGCATTAGGTGGCAGTGTGACTCACACTGATAAGCAGTCATCACAGCAACCACCCTTGAAAGTTGAGCTTAATCCGTCTCAAACTTTTGGGATGTCATTCACCTCTTTGGGCGGTAATGCAGTTGCTGCTGGTGCTCCTCCATGTCTGGATTTCTCTTCTTTGGCACAAAATCATGCCATCTTCCAAAGCCTACCTGAGGCTGCCAGGCATGGCTACCAGATCAATGCTGCGGCTGCAGTTGCTTCTGCCCAAGCTGCCCAACATCTGAAGAAATCACCGCAAATGCTAGAAGAGAGGAGAACTGGTGGGGAATCAACCAGTGCAATGGTTGGTGTGGAAGAGGATAGGAAGGCCCTGGCTACTTCCAAGGTTATGAATGTTCCACAGCAGTCACTCAGTTTCTCTCGACCAGATAACAATTCCTCAATGCCCTCCATTCTTGGCAACAGTGTCATTGACAATTCCCGGACACTGACCCTCATCTCTACTAATGTCAATGGTGGTGGAATTTCACATCGGGTATCGAATTCTGTTCTTTCATCTCCACCTGCCACTGGTGCTGGTGGTTCTCAGCCTTGTCAGCAGCAGCAGGCGTTCATAAATATTCAGAAACAACAGCAGCTACAGCACCATCTGGCTTCTCGCACCAAGTCTCTTTCATCCAGCAATAACACTGGCATATACTCAGAACGGATGCCTTCAGGATCAGCTGTGTCCAAATTCCCACCAGCCTTGGCGGGATTCCCTCAAGCTCTTATGCAAAGCAGTAGCGCTTCTCATTCCGCCCAATGGAAAGGCTCCACAAAATCAACTACAAATGCGGCTTCTTCCTCGCACCCTGCCCAATCTTCAGTGAAAACCAGTATTTCCCAGCAACAATCCCGGATTTCGCAGCAGTCTGTTACCCCTCAAGTTCATCAAACTCAGATATCTTTTGGGGTGAACTCCCCCAAAATGGCAGCGCCAGCTGGGCAGCAACTCACTGGAGGAAATAGTATGTCTTCTTTGTCATCTGCTCCCACTAGTATTATGGTTGGGTCACCTCAAAACTCCGCGGCTTCTAAAGGCAGTGCTGGTGGTAGCCCCAGAGCCTCTGCAAATGCGAAATCTGGACCACAAATGCCCACCACCAGTCTTCCCCTTGCCCAACAGGCCTCATCCAAGGGCTCTCCATCAAGTTCGAGCAGGAAGTCTTCTCCAGTGAGTAACAGGAATGTGCCTTCTATTCTTGGTCAACCTCATATCAGCTCTTCCCAAAGCTCGAGCACAAACAAACATCAACATCAGCCACCGCATCAGAAACAGCCCTACCCCCAACCTCAGCTCTTTTTCAACAACACCTACATGCCAACACAGTCTTCGCAGTCGAATGCATCAGCCGCtgccgctgctgctgctgctgcttcgGCAGCTGTGGCTGCTTCCTACTATCATAGACGACCGTCAGAACAGCAGCCTGTGCAGGGGCCAAACTTGGTTGCGTCTTCCACCGGAATGCTCTCACTCTGCCCATCTACATTGTCATTAATTGGCTCCCCGGTGACTGTAGATCCCACAAAGGCTGTGGCTGCTGCTACAAATATGAAGGGGCTGCAGCAAGCAGGGCTCTTGCAGCACCCTGGGGCTGCTTCATTCCCTTACATTCATGGCATGCCTTCAGTTTCCATCAAGCCTGCTGAACAGAAACCTGCTGCGG GCTGA